From a region of the Zingiber officinale cultivar Zhangliang chromosome 10B, Zo_v1.1, whole genome shotgun sequence genome:
- the LOC122028681 gene encoding zinc finger CCCH domain-containing protein 3-like, whose product MMPDARHNAVFNSSNTSPDNLGEVMWKLKIGDGHEDADGRLSPYPDRPGEPDCLYFLRTGNCGYGSDCRYNHPTRTRQNNYFSDELPQRDGQPDCQFFLKTGTCKYGTTCKYHHPRDKHGTKLVHLNALGLPIRKDEKPCAYYMRTGTCNYGITCKFNHPQPATAGSTFPLAGSSAYGYSSSVAPTSASPVITGISPWPLSRVSYMSSQHMQALQAYVPLVLPPTQGTMPGQQGWSTLMGSMNHIHTMDKHAPNVISYSKHQEQSGPGLLLNFPERPDQPECQHYMKTGGCNYGTSCKYHHPKERNQAAITTIGPLGLPLRPGQPVCTFYTTYGRCKFGTACKYDHPIIGYYTYTLPSFSYPDPSIAFPNQKSLQMVWTTENASPKSSKLSDQLTKSETVHRQQNLENHESANASTHTPSNTEEESS is encoded by the exons ATGATGCCCGATGCCAGGCACAATGCTGTTTTCAATTCGTCAAATACCTCGCCAGATAATCTTGGAG AGGTTATGTGGAAGTTAAAGATAGGCGACGGCCATGAGGATGCTGACGGCCGCCTGAGTCCTTATCCTGATCGCCCAGGCGAGCCAGACTGTCTTTATTTTTTGAGGACTGGTAACTGCGGATATGGAAGCGACTGTAGGTATAATCATCCTACTCGCACTCGCCAG AACAATTATTTTAGTGACGAACTCCCTCAGAGAGATGGTCAACCTGATTGCCAG TTCTTCCTGAAAACAGGAACTTGCAAGTATGGAACAACCTGCAAATATCATCATCCACGAGACAAACATGGCACAAAATTGGTTCATCTGAATGCTTTAGGACTACCTATCCGTAAG GATGAAAAGCCATGTGCCTATTACATGAGAACTGGAACTTGTAATTATGGAATTACCTGCAAATTCAATCACCCGCAGCCTGCCACTGCTGGATCAACATTCCCTCTTGCAGGATCCTCAGCCTATGGTTATTCAAGTTCTGTGGCACCTACCTCTGCTTCCCCTGTAATTACTGGAATTTCACCATGGCCTTTATCACGAGTTTCTTATATGTCTAGTCAACATATGCAAGCTCTCCAAGCTTATGTTCCTCTTGTCCTTCCACCCACCCAAGGGACTATGCCTGGGCAACAGGGTTGGAGCACTTTAATG GGTAGCATGAATCATATTCACACCATGGATAAGCATGCACCTAATGTGATATCCTATTCAAAGCATCAAGAACAGTCAGGCCCTGGCCTGCTGCTAAATTTTCCTGAGAGACCTGATCAACCAGAATGCCAACATTATATGAAAACTGGGGGCTGCAACTATGGAACCTCATGCAAGTACCATCACCCGAAAGAGAGGAATCAGGCAGCTATAACCACCATAGGCCCACTTGGGCTTCCACTAAGACCA GGTCAGCCAGTGTGCACTTTTTACACCACATATGGAAGGTGCAAGTTTGGTACAGCTTGCAAGTATGATCATCCAATCATTGGATACTACACCTACACTCTACCGTCTTTTTCATATCCTGATCCATCAATAGCATTTCCCAACCAAAAGAGTTTACAGATGGTATGGACAACCGAAAATGCATCTCCCAAATCATCAAAGTTGTCTGATCAGCTCACAAAATCTGAAACAGTCCATAGACAGCAAAATCTAGAAAACCATGAGTCTGCAAATGCTTCCACACATACGCCATCGAACACTGAAGAAGAGTCTTCATGA
- the LOC122030033 gene encoding probable methionine--tRNA ligase translates to MQNRKVCVLCNLKPATMRGIKSQAMVLAASNDDHTKVELVDPPSSAKVGERVTFLGYSGEPNSVLNAKSKVWEKLQVDLQSNKEWLPVIRMCLSQHLLVFVKFRLSQMEP, encoded by the exons ATGCAG AATCGGAAGGTTTGTGTCCTTTGTAACTTGAAGCCTGCAACCATGAGGGGCATTAAGTCACAAGCAATGGTCTTGGCTGCATCAAACGATGACCACACAAAG GTTGAGTTAGTTGATCCACCATCATCAGCCAAGGTTGGTGAACGAGTGACCTTTCTGGGATACTCAGGCGAACCAAACAGCGTCTTAAACGCCAAGAGCAAAGTTTGGGAGAAGCTGCAGGTTGATCTGCAGTCTAATAAAGAGTGGTTGCCTGTTATAAGGATGTGCCTTTCACAACATCTGCTGGTGTTTGTAAAGTTTCGTCTATCACAAATGGAGCCATAA
- the LOC122028680 gene encoding serine/threonine-protein kinase D6PK-like, producing MSSSQFTESASRQHPPLYIPPSRKPEPGLPITLLKVQEHTAADGDAVVLEGHKKGPDDPFVDEIPANVSKLPIGSDLDQSSSSMKRLSGQGTSVELFQSNKAPTLKETRDVEKEILEQDNAKDNTISAKVSNGSSNLRNTGASAKVSDQAESGKSSLCKASTSSDASDESSCSSMGSNINKPHKANDLRWESIQAIRAREGVLGLNHFRLLKRLGCGDIGTVYLSELSGTKCYFAMKVMDKVSLANRKKLLRAQTEREILQSLDHPFLPTLYTNFETEKFSCLVMEYCPGGDLHTLRQRQPGKSFSEPAVKFYVAEVLLCLEYLHMLGIIYRDLKPENVLVREDGHIMLSDFDLSLRCAVSPTLIKSSNPASESKRNNPAFCIQPSCAEPSCIQPTCAVPTTCFSPRLFSSKSKSRKQKLEIGNQISPLPELMAEPTDARSMSFVGTHEYLAPEIIKGEGHGSAVDWWTFGIFLYELLFGKTPFKGSGNRATLFNVIGQPLRFPESPIVSFSARDLIRGLLVKEPQHRLAYKRGATEIKQHPFFEGVNWALIRCASPPDVPKPIEIGQHNGAGASTSQKAKPTSEKASDNYLEFDFF from the exons ATGTCTAGCAGCCAATTTACTGAATCAGCTTCTCGACAACATCCACCTTTGTATATACCTCCGTCCAGAAAACCAGAACCTGGATTACCAATCACATTACTGAAAGTTCAGGAGCACACTGCAGCAGATGGAGATGCTGTGGTCTTAGAGGGTCATAAAAAGGGCCCTGATGACCCTTTTGTTGATGAAATTCCTGCAAATGTCTCCAAACTTCCAATAGGTAGTGACTTGGATCAATCATCTAGTTCTATGAAACGATTAAGTGGACAAGGTACATCTGTAGAATTGTTTCAGTCAAACAAGGCTCCAACTTTGAAAGAAACTAGAGATGTGGAGAAGGAAATCTTGGAGCAGGACAATGCAAAAGATAACACGATTTCAGCGAAAGTCAGTAATGGAAGTAGCAATTTAAGAAACACTGGTGCAAGCGCTAAGGTCAGTGATCAAGCTGAGAGTGGCAAGAGTAGCTTGTGCAAGGCTAGTACAAGCAGTGATGCCAGTGACGAAAGCAGTTGCAGTAGCATGGGTAGCAACATTAACAAGCCTCATAAAGCAAATGATTTAAGATGGGAATCAATCCAGGCAATCCGTGCCAGAGAGGGTGTTCTTGGTTTAAATCATTTCAGGTTGCTTAAGAGATTGGGCTGTGGTGATATAGGCACTGTCTACTTGTCAGAATTGAGTGGAACCAAATGCTATTTTGCTATGAAGGTTATGGACAAAGTTTCGCTTGCTAATCGTAAAAAGTTGCTTAGAGCACAAACAGAGAGGGAGATATTGCAAAGCCTCGATCACCCCTTTCTTCCTACATTGTATACCAACTTCGAGACAGAAAAATTTTCTTGTTTGGTGATGGAGTACTGTCCAGGAGGAGATCTGCACACCCTTCGGCAGAGGCAGCCTGGAAAAAGTTTTTCAGAACCAGCAGTGAA GTTCTATGTTGCCGAAGTTCTCCTTTGTTTGGAATACCTGCATATGCTTGGCATAATCTATCGTGACTTGAAGCCGGAGAATGTCCTTGTCAGAGAAGATGGTCACATCATGCTCTCAGACTTTGATCTTTCCCTCCGCTGTGCTGTTAGTCCCACCCTCATTAAATCCTCAAATCCGGCCTCTGAGTCTAAAAGAAACAACCCTGCCTTCTGCATCCAACCTTCTTGTGCTGAACCGTCCTGCATTCAGCCTACCTGTGCAGTCCCCACTACATGTTTCTCGCCTAGATTGTTCTCCTCCAAGTCCAAGTCGCGAAAACAAAAGCTCGAGATTGGAAACCAGATCAGTCCTCTTCCCGAGCTCATGGCAGAGCCTACTGACGCAAGATCCATGTCATTTGTTGGCACTCATGAGTACTTGGCCCCTGAGATCATAAAGGGTGAGGGCCATGGGAGTGCTGTCGACTGGTGGACCTTTGGTATTTTCCTATATGAGCTTTTGTTCGGAAAGACTCCTTTCAAGGGGTCAGGCAACCGCGCCACGCTGTTTAATGTGATCGGTCAACCCTTGAGGTTTCCAGAGTCTCCAATTGTGAGCTTCTCTGCAAGAGATCTCATTCGGGGTTTGCTGGTGAAGGAGCCCCAACACAGGCTTGCTTACAAGCGAGGGGCTACGGAGATAAAGCAGCATCCTTTTTTCGAGGGTGTAAATTGGGCTTTGATTAGATGTGCAAGCCCTCCTGATGTTCCAAAACCCATAGAGATTGGGCAACACAATGGAGCAGGGGCATCAACTAGTCAGAAAGCAAAACCTACATCTGAAAAAGCCTCAGATAATTATCTGGAGTTTGACTTCTTCTAA